In Candidatus Kryptoniota bacterium, the sequence GGTCAGCCCCGACGACATAGTTAAAATTCTTGTCGCGATGAACAAAAGCCCGTTGTGGAAATATTTCTACGATTCGCTGCCGATAGCAGGGATAGACGGCACCTTACAATTCAGGATGAGGGGGACGAAAGCCGAGGGGAACGTCCGCGGAAAAACCGGATTTATCGAGAATGCGCGCTCCCTCTCAGGATATCTCACGACAGCTGACGGCGATCTTCTCGCATACTCTATGTTCCTGAATCACTTCACGACGCCCGTCGATTCGGTGAACCATCTCCAGGATATGATCTGCACACGACTCTGCAATTTCACTTTTAAATGAAAGACATTTCCTGGTTCGTTTCTATCTGCGAACAAAACGGGTTGTCGATCAACAGGCACCAGGCCGACCAGTTTGAAAAATACAGAGATCTCCTTCTTTCATGGAATGCGAACCTGAACCTCATCTCCCGGAAGGACGAACTGAATTTCTATTCAAACCATATTCTGAATTCCATATCCTTCCTCTTTCTGACCAGATTGAAGAGCGATGCGCGTCTGGTTGATCTTGGGACCGGCGGAGGACTTCCAGGAATTCCACTGAAGATTATCTACCCGGATATGGAAATTCTGCTTATCGATTCCATTTCGAAAAAAACTGCCGCCGTCTCGGACATTGTCGGCAAAATGGGATTGTCATCAGTAAAAGTTGTTAACGCCAGAGCTGAAGAAGTGGCCAGAGCGCGTGAATTTCAGGGCCATTTTGATTATGTTGTAAGTAGAGCCGCAGGAAAGCTCGATCAAGTGATCAAATGGTCGCGCGGATTTCTCCGGGAGCTGGAAATGCTCGAAACAGGATTCGTCCCCGGTGGAACCGCGCTTGTTTTGAAGGGCGGCGACTTCAAAGGTGAACTCTTGCATTCAAGGAATCTGAAATACGTTGAGTCCGTCGAAGTTGTCGACATCATCTTTAAAGGTATGGATCAGATTACAAATGTCGACAAGAAGCTGGTGCTGGTCAACCTCAAGAGTAATACAACCGTGAGCAGGAGAAAGTATTGATCGAAGACGAAGGTCAGTCCTTGGGTAGAGATTCGTTCGAACGTGAGCAGAACGAGCTTACAAAGAGGAGAATTGAAGAGCTCGAGGCGCTGAAAAGTGAAAACGTAAATCCATACACATACAGTTTCAAAACAAATAACTATTCCACGGATATCCTGAACACATTCAAGGACGATGTCCCTTTTGAGAACGTCGCGGTCGCGGGGCGCATTATGTCTTTGCGACGAATGGGGAAAGCGTCATTCTGTCATATTCAGGATTCGAAGGGACGAATACAGATTTATCTCAGGCGAGATGATCTCGGGGAAGTGTACGACCGTTTCAGGTTGATGGACATCGGCGACTTCATCGGTGTGAGAGGATTCGCGTTCAGGACGAGGACCGGAGAGATTTCCGTTCACGCCAGGAACCTTGAGATCCTGTCCAAGTCAATCCGTCCTCTGCCGGTGGTGAAGGAGAAAGTCGACGAGCAGGGGAACAAAACAGTTTATGATCCTTTTTCTGACAAGGAACTTCGATACAGGCAGCGGTATGTCGATTTGGCCGTCAATCCTGAAGTGAAGGAAGTATTTGTCAAGCGCGCGAGGGTAGTTAGCACGATCAGGAAATTTCTCGACGAACGCGGCTATCTCGAGGTGGAAACGCCGGTCCTTCAGCCGATCTACGGCGGAGCGGCGGCACGACCATTCACCACTCATCACAACGCGTTAGCTATGCCGCTCTTCCTCAGGATATCAGACGAACTCTATTTGAAGAGGCTGATCGTCGGGGGATTCGAAGGAGTTTATGAGATCGGAAAGGATTTCCGGAACGAAGGGATGGATAAGTCCCACAATCCGGAGTTCACTATGCTTGAGCTGTATGTCTCGTACAAGGATTACGAGTGGATGATGTCACTTGTGGAACAGCTCGTTTACGAGGTCAGCATGCGAGTCACGGGCGGAGCGAAAGTGGCTGTAGGTCAGAACGAGATAGATTTCACCCCGGCGTGGAAGCGGCTTACGATGTTCGATTCGATCAAGGAATATGCAGGCGAGGACGTGTCCGGAAAAAGCGAAGCCGAGCTCGGTGCCATTGCGAAGAGACTCCACGTGCCGGTCGAGGCATCACTGGGATCGGGCAGGATTATCGACGCGATATTCTCTGAGCTCGTCGAACCGAAACTGATTCAACCTACTTTTATTACTGATTACCCGGTTGAGATGTCGCCACTTGCTAAACGCCATCGATCGAAGTCCGGTTTGGTGGAGCGGTTTGAACTCATATGCAATGGGCACGAGCTCGCGAACGCGTTTAGCGAGCTGAACGATCCCCTTGACCAGCGGGCACGGTTCGATGACCAGGCGCGGTTGAAGGCCAAGGGCGACGAAGAAGCGATGGTCGTCGACGACGATTATGTCCGCGCCCTGGAGTACGGCATGCCGCCTACAGCCGGACTCGGAATCGGAATAGACAGACTCACTATGATCCTGACGAATAAAGACTCGATAAGAGATGTGATATTCTTTCCCCAAATGAAACCTGAAAAGTGAAAGCTGATTCCCGGATGAAAACCATCAATCTAGTTTTAGGCATTCATAATCATCAGCCTATCGGAAATTTCGATCATGTGATCGAAGATGCTTATCAGAAATCATATAAACCTTTCCTCGATGTCCTGAAGAAATACCCGAAAATAAAAGTCTCACAACATTACACCGGTTTTCTTTTCGAATGGCTCAAGAAACATCATCCAGAAATCATGGTGGAACTGAAATCGCTTATCAAGTCAGGTCAGGTTCACCTTATGTCTGGCGGCTTCTACGAACCGATTCTCGCGATCATACCCGACAAAGACAAGTCAGGTCAAATAAGAAAGCTCAACGATTATATAAAGAAGAACTTCAACATTTCTCCCACCGGAATGTGGCTCGCTGAAAGGGTGTGGGAACAGCACATTGTGAAGCCGATTGCGGAAGCGGGCATAAAATCAGTCGTCATCGACGATACCCATTTCAAGTATGTCGGACTCAAGGACGAAGACCTTCTCGGGTATTACGTGACGGAAGAGCAGGGAAAAACTGTCAACATTTTTCCGATCAGCAAAATGCTGAGGTACACGATCCCGTTCCAATCTGTCGAAAAGACCGTTGATTACCTTCGTTCAATTGCGAGCGAGGACGGTTCGAGAATTGCCGTTTATGCCGACGACGGCGAAAAGTTCGGAGTGTGGCCGCACACTTACAAGCATGTGTACCAGGATGGCTGGCTGGAACATTTTTTCGCAGCATTGCAGGAGAACTCGGACTGGATAAGGATAATCCACTTTTCAGAAGCGATGGAAAAGGTGAAACCGATAGGAAGAGTGTACCTGCAGAACGCGTCTTA encodes:
- the lysS gene encoding lysine--tRNA ligase, coding for MIEDEGQSLGRDSFEREQNELTKRRIEELEALKSENVNPYTYSFKTNNYSTDILNTFKDDVPFENVAVAGRIMSLRRMGKASFCHIQDSKGRIQIYLRRDDLGEVYDRFRLMDIGDFIGVRGFAFRTRTGEISVHARNLEILSKSIRPLPVVKEKVDEQGNKTVYDPFSDKELRYRQRYVDLAVNPEVKEVFVKRARVVSTIRKFLDERGYLEVETPVLQPIYGGAAARPFTTHHNALAMPLFLRISDELYLKRLIVGGFEGVYEIGKDFRNEGMDKSHNPEFTMLELYVSYKDYEWMMSLVEQLVYEVSMRVTGGAKVAVGQNEIDFTPAWKRLTMFDSIKEYAGEDVSGKSEAELGAIAKRLHVPVEASLGSGRIIDAIFSELVEPKLIQPTFITDYPVEMSPLAKRHRSKSGLVERFELICNGHELANAFSELNDPLDQRARFDDQARLKAKGDEEAMVVDDDYVRALEYGMPPTAGLGIGIDRLTMILTNKDSIRDVIFFPQMKPEK
- the rsmG gene encoding 16S rRNA (guanine(527)-N(7))-methyltransferase RsmG; amino-acid sequence: MKDISWFVSICEQNGLSINRHQADQFEKYRDLLLSWNANLNLISRKDELNFYSNHILNSISFLFLTRLKSDARLVDLGTGGGLPGIPLKIIYPDMEILLIDSISKKTAAVSDIVGKMGLSSVKVVNARAEEVARAREFQGHFDYVVSRAAGKLDQVIKWSRGFLRELEMLETGFVPGGTALVLKGGDFKGELLHSRNLKYVESVEVVDIIFKGMDQITNVDKKLVLVNLKSNTTVSRRKY